The genomic window AGGAATTTCATCTGGTGCATCTTTTGGTGCAGTATTTATTGTTTTCTTATCCATTCTATATAACAACAATAGACTTTTATCTTTTCTACCATTAGGAGCACTTATTGGAAGCTTTACAGTTGTTATATTTATTTTTATATTTATTATAAATTCAAAGTATTTTAATGTAAATACTTTAATACTTGCAGGAGTAATAATAAACTCTTTTTTCTCTTCGTTAATTGCTCTTTTTTTATCTTTATTGTCAAATAAAACTCATATAGCTTTATCTTGGCTTATGGGCTATGTTCCTTCTTATACAAAAATATCTCCTCTTTTATTTTTGCTTATAATTTTGATTACTTATTTTTTTATTTTATTTTATTGGAAAGAACTAGATATATTTTATTTACCAGACTCATATATTATAAATTTGGGAATTAATATAAAAAGAAAAAAACTCTTGTTAATATTACTTGCATCTTTTATAACCTCCATTGTTGTTTCTCAATCAGGTATAATAGGTTTTGTTGGCTTTATAACTCCACATTTTGTAAGAAATATATTGCCTGATCAAAATTTTAAAAGAATTTCAATTATTTCAATTTTATGGGGAGGAATAATTTTAGTCGTGTGTGATACCTTGGCTCAGTTTTTACCATCTATATTTGGTTTAAATTCTGATATTCCTGTTGGAGTTATAACATCTTTAACTTGTTCTCCCATTTTTATTTTTTTGCTATTAAAAAAAAGTTCCAATATTATTTATTAGAAAAATTTAATTTTTTATTTAAAATTAATTTATGAAAGTAATTAAAAAAAGAATAAATTATAAAAAAAAATTATATTCTAAAAAATTTAATGTTATTAAAGAAAAAAGATTAAATAAATACTATTATTTAAATTCTCATTCTGTTATTATACCATTAAAAAATAGGTTTGATCTAACTTTAGAAGCAGTTGTTTCTGTATTGCTTCAAGATGTTTATTTTATAAAAATTATTTTAATAGATGATAACTCGAAAGAAAATTTTTATACTTATTTTCTAAGTAATATTTATAAGATAATATTATACAAAAAAAAAATTGAAAACTACTTAAAATTAATTTTAAAAAGAGATTTATTCTATATAAATATTGATAATATTTATTTTTATAAAAATGATTTTCAACTAAAAAGATTAAAATCAAAATTTTTTGCAAAAAAGATTTATAATTTATTATTGCTAAATAGATACAAGTATTTAAAAAATAAATTTGAATTAGGTGATTATAAAATTAAATATAAAAAAACTATTTTAATTAAAATACATAATAAAAAACAAAAAAAGTTATTTATAAGAAAGATTGTAATCTTAAGACATTCCGAAACTTTTTTTTCTGGTGTAGCGAAAAATAATGGGTTAAAATTTTCAAAGAGTAATTTTATCTCTTTTTTAGATTCTGATGATATTTATCTTCCATCGAGATTAAAATTGGCTGAAAATTTTGTTAGAAAAATTAAAAATAGTAATGAGTTTGAAAATATTAATAAAGACACTTTTCATTTTGATAATTTAGATAGGGATTTCATTATTTTACAGAATAAAGATTATTATTTGTATGATGATAAATTAATTAATTTAAATAAAAAACATTTCAAGATAGAAGGTAATATTTTTTTGGAATCAATAAAACAGAATAGAATTTCTATTCCTTCATTAACACTATCAAAAAAAACTCTTGATTTTATACAAAACTTTTTTAATGAAGAACCATTTTCAAATTTACCAGTTATGGAAGATTATTACTTTTTCTTAAAAATAACATTTTTATTCAATGTTTTTCTTCTTGATGAAAAATTAACTATTATTAGAAAGTGGACTAATGTTGAATCTTTAACAAAAACATATGATAATTTTGAATTTTATAGATTACAAGGATTTTATAGATTTATTATAAAAATTTTAGTTATATTAGATAAATACAAAAGAGAAAGTAGATTTTGTAATAGATATTTATGTTTATATAGTTTAATTTCATCTAATAAGGATTTTATTTTAGATCAAATATTTTTTAAAATTAAATGTTGGGTAATAGGTTCTATAAAAAGAGAAAAAATAGAGATGAATAATATTGTTAAATTTGTTATTTTAGTTCTGTTATTAGTTGATTTTTTTTAACATTGAATTATTATTTAAATATGGTATTTTTTATAACTAATTTTTAGAAACGAATTTTATTTATTAAAATATAGGGGGTTTTTATGTTAAAAAAATCTATAATTTTAGTGGGAATATTAAGTTTATTTTTGATTTATTCTTGTAATTTTAATATATTCAGACCTAAAAATTTAGGAGATATTGTTAAAAATTTACCCAAAGAAGAACAATTAAGTATTGCAGAAGAGGCTTTGGGAAATGTACAATCTCCATCAGAAGCAGCTTCAATAAGGGATTCTTTAATTCAAAGTTGGAGTTCTGATTTAAGTAATGGAGCTCAAACTGAACAGGAAGCTCAAGCAGCATATTTAATAGCTCAAGCTACTGTTTTATCAGATCCAATACTTTTTGAAGCATATAATCTAATACAACAACTTGCAAGTGGACAAAGTGTTAATGGTAATTCACTTGGTAGTTTTTTTAGTAATCTGTCAAATGATCCAAATGCTTTAGAAAATGCAATTGCTGCAATATCAAATGCTGCAACATATTTAAACTATGCTGCAGAATATAATCAAAATAGTTCACAACTTAATCCAGGAATGCAAATATTAAATGCTTTATTTAATATAATTAAACATGTTGATAGTCAAATCCCACAGGGACAATGGACTAATGAAACTGTAGTTCAGAATGCTTTCAATAGTATAGATTTCAGTAATCCTGCTAGTGGAGCATTGCAAGATGCAAAGGATTCCTTACAAGCTATAATTAATTCTCCAAATGTTTCTGATAGTTTAAAACAGATAGCACAATCACTTTTGGGTTTATAGAAAGCATAGTTTTTTCAAATATTAAAAATAGTTAAGGAGAATATTATGAAAAAAATAAAATATATTATAATATTATTATTTATTCTTTTATCATTTAAAGTATTTGCTCAACAACAAATGATTGAAGCCCCAGCTATTTATTATTTTACTCCGAGAGTTTTTTCAATGGGAGGGGCTTATACAGCTTGGGGACAAGGCCCAGATGCTTTCTTTTATAATCCTGCAGCATATGGTATACAAGGTAACAGGCATCTTTTTTTGCTTGATCCATCACTTAGAGCTAATTTTACAATGTTAAATTTGTTTAATCAAATAATGCAAAGTCAAAATGATTTTTCTGTTTTGATGAAAGATCCAGAATTTGTAAAGACTTTAATTGGATTAAGATTATCTATAGGGTTTTCAGGTTTACCTTTTGCAGGTTTAATGATTGGAGGAATTGGGGTTGCAGTTT from Spirochaetota bacterium includes these protein-coding regions:
- a CDS encoding iron ABC transporter permease, which gives rise to MNIKNRFILIFVISIFVLFFISFLRISVGTTIINIFKIDKHSPSYIIVTQLRIPKLYNGLIIGGTLALCGLILQILLRNPLAEPYTLGISSGASFGAVFIVFLSILYNNNRLLSFLPLGALIGSFTVVIFIFIFIINSKYFNVNTLILAGVIINSFFSSLIALFLSLLSNKTHIALSWLMGYVPSYTKISPLLFLLIILITYFFILFYWKELDIFYLPDSYIINLGINIKRKKLLLILLASFITSIVVSQSGIIGFVGFITPHFVRNILPDQNFKRISIISILWGGIILVVCDTLAQFLPSIFGLNSDIPVGVITSLTCSPIFIFLLLKKSSNIIY
- a CDS encoding glycosyltransferase, with protein sequence MKVIKKRINYKKKLYSKKFNVIKEKRLNKYYYLNSHSVIIPLKNRFDLTLEAVVSVLLQDVYFIKIILIDDNSKENFYTYFLSNIYKIILYKKKIENYLKLILKRDLFYINIDNIYFYKNDFQLKRLKSKFFAKKIYNLLLLNRYKYLKNKFELGDYKIKYKKTILIKIHNKKQKKLFIRKIVILRHSETFFSGVAKNNGLKFSKSNFISFLDSDDIYLPSRLKLAENFVRKIKNSNEFENINKDTFHFDNLDRDFIILQNKDYYLYDDKLINLNKKHFKIEGNIFLESIKQNRISIPSLTLSKKTLDFIQNFFNEEPFSNLPVMEDYYFFLKITFLFNVFLLDEKLTIIRKWTNVESLTKTYDNFEFYRLQGFYRFIIKILVILDKYKRESRFCNRYLCLYSLISSNKDFILDQIFFKIKCWVIGSIKREKIEMNNIVKFVILVLLLVDFF